The window ATGGTCGTTTGCTTGTCATAACTAGTTACCTTGGTAACTGTTGGAGTACCATTAGCTGCATAAGAAATATCAATTGTTCCGATTGGTTGACCTGATTCAGAAGTCTTTACAGCTTGGAATTGAACTTTACCATTCTTAATGGCAGTTGCACTTTCTGGCATTGTTATATTGAATAATGTTGGTTGAGTTGAAGTGAAGATACTACCACTACCTAAACTTACAGCAGTTGCTTGAGCCCCATCACCAGTTACTTGGAAAGTACCGTGGTGATTAATAGAAATTGTTGAAGTACCGGCAGAAACTAATAATGCTCCGTTATAATCATTTAAATTAGTACCATTAACGCTAAATTGGCCACCATTAACATCAATTTTAGAGTCACCACTAATATAAATTGGTGCATCAATATCTTTGTTGTAAGGAACACCATCTACATTTACATTCAAAGTCCCTTTGTTTTCAATAGTAGCCCCCTTAGTCAAATATAATGCACCTGAAAGCCACTTATCTGTTGATAATTTGTTTAAACTAATAGTCAAATTGGAACTTTTGTCAATATTGATATTAGTGGTACCCTGTGATGCAATACCTCTACCAATCCTATCGACTCCCATAAAGTTTGGCTCAGGAGCAGTTTGAGTATGTGGTTCCAATGTAACTTGAGCACCATTGACTCCATTATTACTCTGAAGGTTAATAGCGGTAGTTCCACCATCAATTTCGATTACATTACTACCATACGTTTTTAGGGTAACATTACTATCAGCCGCAAAATTAATAGAATTATTTCCTGATCTAAATTGAAGAACTTGTTGATTACCATTTCCTTGAGTAGTTTGATTCTTTTGATTTATCGGACTGGTATATCCATTCACAGATTCAGCTGTAACATTTCCCTTAAAGTTAACAGTTACGCTTGGTACTGAAGTATCAGTATAAACTAATTGAGAGCCATGAAAAGTGACATTATCAAATGTATATTCCTTAGCATTTTCAATTGGACTCCAATACGACCGATCATATAAATCAAGCTTACTAAAGGTAACCCCACTTTTACCTGCCATATTAAATGAATACCCATTAAAGTCAACAATGTATTTCTTATTATCATCTGCAGATTTAATTACGATATCTCTATAATTTTTAATATTCACAATGTGACTTTGATTTATACTCTTAGTACCTAAATCAATATCCGAACCGACATTAATAGTAGTAGCAGTTCCATTTTGAATAGCATCAATTAAACCATCAGCATCTCTAACAGTTACTGAAGTAGTATCTTCACTATCATCAGATGCAACGGCAACTTTACTTTCAGTAGCTGATTTTGCACTTAAGAAAGAAGCGCTCTTAACTATGTCATTCAACTTAAGTGTATTAGTTGATACATCAGAAGTTTCATTAGTTTTTACATCTGCTGCGTTATTAGTATTAGAAATAGCATCTGTCTTTATAGTTGATTCAGTCTTCTTATTTGCTACTTCATTGGTATCGTCATTTACTTTTGCTTGTTGAGTTGCATTAACAGTCTCTACCTTAGTAGAATTTTCTGCATTTTCAGTAGCAACATTCTTTTCTGAATCTGCTTTTTGTTCAGCGGTAGTATTAGTCTTAGCAGTTTCTGTAGCAGTCTTTTCATCTTGCTTGGTTTCAGTAGCGGTATTATTGCTCTCAGTTTTAGCTGAGTCAGTAGTAGCGTTAGCTTCATAACTAGCAACAACTGTACTCTGATCAAGATCATCAGTTACTGTACTTTTAGCTTGATTAGTATTTGATTTTTCTTCACTCTTATTTTGAGTAGCTTGATTATTATCATTGGTATTTGCTACAACTGTTTTATCGCTGTTATCAACAGTATCAGCTGATACTTGCTGACCAGTATATAGGCTAAAGCTTAATCCAATTAAAACAGATGCAGCCCCTACACTAAATTTACGAATAGAGAAACGCTGTTTTTCGTCTCTAACTTTTTCATTTTTCATCTTAATATTATTTTTTGAGACCATATTTTCCTCCAGCATCAAAAATTTAAGTTCGTTCAATTATAACGAAGTATATTTATTGATATTAGCTTAAACTTTGAGTTTATTAAATTATATTTTTATCATCCCTTATTAACCTATTTAATCTAACATCATTGACCTTAACACCATCAATATACTATCGAATACAATAAATTACAAACGATATAGTAACATACATCGTCACCCAATCATATACATTTATAGAATTTATACGAATTTCTTTATAATTTATTCTATGTTCTATATCTTATAGGAGTAGCAAATCTTACCGACAATTTTTTACTATTCACTTTTCTTATTTGCACATATTACACTCTTTTAAATAACAAAATTAAGAGTTGATACGCGCCCATTTTAATTTCTGTCAAGTTCTCCACAAAAATTGGTTATGTCCTTCATACTATTATTCTTACTAACTACTTTTTAACCATAAAAAAATGGAGCTTTCACATTTACTGTGAGCTCCATTTTCTATACAACCTATCAAATTTTACTTTTGCTCTCTTGCCTATATTACAATCCGTTGAGCTGCAACTTGTTCAATAAAATACTCATCATGTTCAACCAACAACATAGCTGGTTTTACTTCTTTTAACAGTCTAATCAATTGATCTTGATTAAACACATCTAAGTAATTCGCTGGCTCATCCCACAAGTATAAGTCAGCTTTCTCAACTAATGACTTAGCAATAGCAACCCGCTTTTTCTGCCCCATACTCATCTTTTCAATCGGCGTCTCAAAGCTTGAACGCGGGAATCCCATCTTTTTCAACATATTAAGCAAGTCTTCATATGATATCCCCTGCTCTTGAGTAAATTTTTTTAAGCTTCCTTTATATGTAGTGAAATTCTGAGGTAAATAGGAAATTAACAAACCACTAGCTAAGCTATACTTTCCCTGATGTTTAACTTCTCTTGCTTTTCCCAGCAATAACTTTAGCAATGTCGACTTACCAGCTCCATTCTTACCTTCAAGCGAAACTACGCCGTGATTCCTTACCACTAAGTTTAGATCAGTAAACAATTCCTTATCTTGAATGCTTAATCTTAACTTCTCTGTTTCAAGCAGAACTTGATGGTAATTAGGGCAATAATTCATCGTTAGGCTTGGTACATCTTCAATATTAACCATTAATCCTTCTTTTTCTTCGATCCGCTTATCCATTCTGTTTCTAGCACTAATGGATTTCTTCATCATCTTCGCTGACACATGGCCTAAAGCTGCCTTATTGATTCTAGACCTCCGGTTAATAATGTACTGCGTTTTTTGACCAAGTTTCTTTTTAGCCTCTATCTTTTGCGCCCAATGATAGAACTGCTCTTTTTGATTGTGAAGATTACTAATTTCACCAGCTAATTTCTGATTTTTTTCACGGTTGAACTCGTCGCGTGCATTCTTAACTTCTTCATAGGTCGCAAAGTTTCCTTGATATAAGTGAATTTCACTATTCTCAATTGCTAAGATATGATCCGTTACCTGATTCAAAAAGTCCCGATCATGGCTGACCACAATATAGCCTTGCCGATGCCCACGCAAATAATTACTTACTTCCTTACGACTTGCTTCATCTAAGTGATTCGTAGGTTCATCAATTAAGGGAAACGAATTTTGATCAGTGAAAGACAAAGCCAGCAAGATCTTCGTCTGCTCTCCTCCGCTTAAGCTATTAAACGATTGCCAAACTAGATTTGGATCGGCACCTAATAAATTCAACTCACGCTCTAACTCCCATTGTTCGAATTGCATCTGATTTTGCAGTTCATATAAAGTAATATTTTTAGGATCATTAATTGAAACAGGATAGTAAGAGAATCTCAATCTAGTTTGTATCTTGCCTCTTCCTAGTAATTTCCTATTTAATATCTTCAGAAACGTTGTCTTCCCACGTCCATTTCTACCAACTAAGCCTAAACGCCAAGAACTGTCTAAATCCAAATTCAAATTATTGAAAATATTATCGATACTGTCTTCATACCTAAATGATAAGTTTGAAATTTTAATACTACTCATCAAATCACCTCGAAAAAAGAGCCTGCACTTATGACAAGTACAGACTCTTTCTATTTTTAAGATATCAAAAAGAAGATAGTGCCTAACTTTAATCTTGTCAAAAGTGCATAGTCTTTCCTACTAAAATAGAATCCTTATTTAACTATGCTTATTTTCACAAGATTAAAGACGCAACGGCGACCCTTCTTTCTAAGAGATGAATTTCAATTGATAAAATTAGAATATCATGAAATATTATCGCCTTCAATAAGAAATATACTAGTTTTTATCATTTATTCCATAAAAACTTAATCAAAGAGCGATCAACTTGAGCATTTTCGTGTAATTTTGAATGTTGTGCATATCGACCATTAACTTTTAAAACTCGATAAGTACTATGGCCACTACCAATTAGGTATTGGAGAGATAAGGAAGAAATATTATCTACACGACCATCACTACGGTTACCCAGGTCACCAATGATATTTAACACCTTAACATGTTTCTTATTATAAAGACTTCTAACTTTAGTCATTTGCTTATAAGTTGAATTCATCTTATTTGGTTTACCATTACTACTCAACTTCATCCCTTTAGGTTGCTTTATTGACTTAGGAATCCCATCAAAAGTCAAACCAGCAAAATGTCCAGCAATATCAACCTGTTTCTGAATTTGTGGCATGTGTTTTTTATCACCATTTTGAAGCATATAGTAAATAATTGAAATATTACCTAAAGAGTGACCAACCATGTTGATCTTCTTAATTCCATACTTCTTTTGCAATGCTTTTACTACGTTGGTTGCATATTCGCCATGCTTATCAAAATTAAGTTGACGGTTATTTTCATAATTAACTTCACAGATTGGGTTCTTAGCTCCTTTATTCCAAGTTCCAACTAAAGTAACCTTACCTGTCTTGGATACTTCTGCACGAATAACCGACTTAGTTACACCAGCCTTTTTGGCAGCATCAACCATATGCTCTTCAGCATGGTAAGAAGAACCTCCACCATGAAAGAACAAGGTTGGCGTTGAAGTAATTTGCACCTTTTTACTACTATTATTACTTTGGCTTGAACATCCTGCCAAAATTAAAAGGATGCTGGCCATCAATAAAATAAATAAATTTTTCTTCTTCATTTTTCTACTTTTTCACAATTGCAATCGTTGCCTTAGCAACTGGATCTGATACCATCAAATCAATTGGATATTGACCATGATATTTATTATTAAAAGCATCGGTAACGTCTTGAATTAAAGAAGCATTATTAACTGGTTGATATTCAACTTCAAATTTTCGACCATTAATTTCTACTTGGCCACCATTTTTAGTGCCTGCTTGATACCACTTAGTATCCTTAATTCCTTTAGCACCACGAATAAAAACTTGCTTATCTACAACTACTTCCCAAACTGGATTATCTTCCGCAAAGCTTGATTGGTCATCGTTATAAGGACGATTCTGCAAGGTTTGCGCATTCTTAAAAGCTGCTATTTCTTCATCAGTCCATTGTGCCATTAATATCACCTTTAATCACTAACTTTAATGTAGGATTTAATTACTTTTCTATCTGCCATATCTTGGTAGGCTTCATTAATTTGATCTAAAGAATAAGTCTTAGTAAATACTTTACCGGGATTAATCTTGCCATCTAAGACTGCCTTAAGTAATACTTCTTTATCATAAGTTGTAACTGATGCAGGTCCACCAGCAACACTCATATTCTTAAAGAAAATTAAACCTGGATTTAATTCTGCTCCGTGTGGTAACCCAACACGACCAACCAATGAGCCAGGTCGACCTACTTGAATAGCTTCTTCATTTGATAACTTACTACCAACACATTCTAATACTGCATCAGCTCCGCCATGTGTAATAGCAAGCAAGTTTTGAATTCCTTCTTCATCACGCTGCACTACATTATCTGTAGCTCCAAATTCACGAGCCAACGCTTCACGGTCGGGGTGACGACTAGTTGAAACAATTTGTTTTGCTCCACGCAACTTAGCCGCAATAATTGCTGATAAACCTACAGCACCATCGCCTAAGACGATTACGGAATCACCTGGTTGAACATTAGCAACTCGAGCCGCATGATAACCTGTTGCCATTACATCTGCTAATGCTAAAAACGACTTAAGCATCCCTTCACTGTAGTCTTCGGGCTTACCAGGAACCTTAACTAATGACCATTGTGCATGTTGAAAACGCACATATTCAGCTTGATAACCACTGGAGAAATTGTCACCCAAGTCATGATTCATACATACACCGTCAAAGCCAGCTAAACATGCTCGGCAGTGTCCACATCCATGAGTAAATGGTGCAATTACAAAATCGCCTTTTTTAACAGTAGTAATATCTTTGCCCACTTCTTCAATCACACCGATGATTTCGTGACCAGCATTTTCATGGCCTTGTTCTTCTAAACCACGATATGCCCATAAGTCAGAACCACAAACACAGGTACGAAGGACCTTGATGATTACATCGTCATCCTTTTCAATCTTTGGCATTGGCTTATCAACAACTTTCATTTCGCCAGCTTTAACAAATTCTGCATATTTCATAAATAGATCTCCTTATTTAATACTCCTACCTAATTTATAAGCCTTTTGAGCAAACTTTTCTAATTTTTGATCGTTCCATGAATCATCCGCATAAATTTCATCAATTATTTGCCAGCGCATATAATCACTTAACTTATGTATATGTAATTTCACAGCATCCATATCTTCTTGCGTACCATACCCAGCCATCATAAAGACCATCTTTTTATCTTTAAGTTCATGATTATAATCATAAAAACGATCAATGACTGCCTTAAGTTGGGCATTAAGACCAAAATAATAAAGGGATGAAACTAAAACAACAATATCAGCTTCTAGCAGCTTAGGAATTACTTCTTTTTCTACTATGTCATTATCTGGAATGCCAACTTCCATACCTGGTGCGTGTTCTAACTGCAAAAAATGAGGTGCACTTTCGCCTTGCAAACCTGCATCATAGCGATAAACTTTATTTTCAGTTTCTCTTATTCCTTTTTCAAATTTATCAGCTAATTTATTAGAAGCACCATTAAAGTGCGGACTTCCAGTTAAAATTACTACTTTCGTCATAAAGCCTCCTTCTTTTATATTCAATTTTCATAATTAATTATAGTTAGTCGTCTAATACTTGAAAAATCACAGTTTTTAATGCTAGTATAAATTGAATTTATTGTAACGAGGTACATATAGATGATCGAAAATTACTTATTAGAAGAACTAGTAACCTTCGCAAAGTACGGAACGGTTGCCAAGACAGCAGAAGTTCTTGGATTAACTCAACCAGCCGTTACTCATTCTATGAAAAAGCTTGAGGAAGATTTAGGCGTTACTTTATTCATTAGAAAGCCAAACAGACTCTACTTAAGTGAGACCGGCAAATACACAGCACGTGAAGCAAAAAAGTTAATCGACGATAATCTTGATTTTACTAAACGGGTCAAACAATTTGAAAAAGACCAAACCACGTTAATTGTCGGCATTAATGCACCTGGTCCTGGTATTGTTTTACGATCTTTACATGATAAAAACATTCAAATTGTAAGTGAGTTAGTTGAATCAAATTTTAAAAATTTATTAGCTGAGCACCAAGTGACCTGTCTTTTGCTTAACTTTCCTATTAACGATCGGGATATTGGTTCAACTTACTTAGGGACAGAATCCATGTCTGTTAACTTGCCAGCTAATTGTAATCTCAATCAACATGAGCAACTGTCATTTAAGATGCTCAAGGGGAAGACAATCTTAAGTCCATCGCCAATTGGATTTTGGTCTAAAATTTATCAAGAGAAAATTCCAGATAGCAAAATTATTTTTCAAAATGAATCAAGCGAATACAGTGAGATTCTTCAATACTCTGTTTTACCTTTCTTTACAACAAACTTGACGAGTTTAGATTCTAAGTGGGGACATAATTTGCCTGATAACCGTAGCGTGCGTCCCTTAAAAGACGAAGTAGCACATCAGAAATTCTACGCTTGTTACTTAAAACACAATAAGGATCGAGTTCAACCTTTAATTGAAAAGTTGCAAGATCAGTGGAGTAAATATGATCAAAAGTAAACCTCTAATCAAACAGATCACTCTATAATAATTTCTTTTAGATACATCCTTAAAGTAAAAGCTAGTGCATCAATTAACATACACTAGCTTTTTGTATATTCAAAATTCAACTTTTAAACCGATTAATTTTTAAAATTTACCGATAATTGCAATAGTAAGATATTTTCATGTTTATCAAATATAATTTTTCTTGAAAGGAGCTAAAAAGATGAAATTTAAATTGCTAATTAATCCTCACAAAGAGGAAATAATTCAAGCACAAGTACATCAAAAAAGTATTTTTACTGATAATTTAGAAAAGTTTGTTTTAACAAATGGTAATTCAAATTCAATTATTGCTTACGACGATAAAGATATTATTATTTTGCAACTAGAAGACATTATTATGATCACAATACTTAGTAATAAGGTATTTGCAATTTGCGTAAACAATAAAAAGTACCATCTACGTAAACGTATCTATCAATTAATTAATGAATTGCCAGATAATTTTTGGCGCATTAATAAATCTTCAATTGTTAATCAAATCTATATTGATCGCTTTGAAGAAACTAAGACAGCGGGTGTAAACATTGTTATGAAAAATGGTCTTACAGATTATGCTTCTAGACGTTGTTTCAAAAAAATACGAAAGGAGCTAGATTAAAATGAAAAAATTTATCTTAGATTTTATCAAAAGAGGTCTAATTGCAGCTGGCTTCGGTCCCTTAATCTTAACTATTTTCTATTACGGCTACAATTTTGCGATCGGTTACAATCCAACTTCTGTTTTAGAAATTAACAAAAACATTTTATCTAGTTTACTTTTAGCCTTTATTGCTGGAGGTATCAGTGCTGTATTTAAGATTGAAAAACTATCTCTTGGAATCGCTACTTTAATTGATGCTGTAGTAATTTATCTAGATTATCTATTCTTTTATTTATTTAACAATTGGATTGAAATGAGTTTTATGTCATTAATTATCTTTACACTTTGTTACATAATTGGCTATATTATAATTTGGTTATGTATTTACCACCAAGTTAAAACTCAGATTCAAAAAGTAAACCAAAAGTTATAAATTTAACGAATTTTAATTAAAATATGCTCTAATAATATAAGTAATTATTATATGAAAAAGAGGTACGGAAATTATCCATACCTCTTTTTCATTTTCTTTATCCTATATATCTAAACTAGCAAAAACGCAAAGCAATATTATATTTTATATCTTATCAGTTTAAAAGAATAATTTACTCATGATAATCATAAAAATCATCAAACAAGTTGAACTAATTGCAGCAGCACCAAAGACTGTACCACCACGCTTAAAGATCACATTGAAATTAACAGAAATACCTAAAGCGGCCATTGCCATTCCCAAGAATACGTATGCGGCTTGAACTAAACCATCCAAAACTACTGGTGGAAATGGTAAGAAAGTTCCCAAAATACTAGTTAAAATGAAGCCACCCAAGAACCATGGAATTGGTAATTTTTTAGGTGCTTGTGTATGATCTTGCGCACTTTCCTTAACTAGTCTTCTTTGGTACCAGTAACCTACAATCAAGGCAACCGGTGCTAAAAGCAGAACGCGAGATAGCTTCATAATCAAGGCACTGTCTAAACTAGCTTCACCAAAAGCACTTCCTGCAGCAATAGCGTGGGCAATTTCATGTAGAGAACCCCCAGCTACAATTCCAAATTGTGAATCAGTCAATCCCAGCATTGGCTTAATTACAATTTCTAAAAGCGTAAAGACTGTTCCCATCACGCAAACTACGGCAACTGCAAGAACTTCATTTTCTCTCTTGCGTTCTTCATCGCGGCTCTCAATTTGGGGAGAAACACCCATTACAGCTGCTGCCCCACAGATACCAGTACCGCAAGCAGATAAAACTGCTAATTCATCTTCAGCACCAAATTTTTTACTTAACCAGTAGGTTAAGACGATAGTACCGCTAACGCCCAACATTGCAACTAAGATAGTCTTAATGCCGGCATCAGCTAACTTGGTTAAGTTAAGTCTAAAACCTAGTAAGATAATTCCAAGTCTCAAAAACTTATTAGAAATAAATCCGATTCCGGGTGCTGCTTCTTCTCTAACTCCAACTGGTAAAACTTGTAAAGAAATTCCTAGCAATAGTGCAATTACTAAGGCACCGATTAAGTTAACATATGGTAATTTAGCAAGAAAAATTCCTGCAACAGAACATATTAAAGTCATTACAGCAGCTAGACCAAATGATTTACTTTTAACAATACTTATCAATAAAAATACCTCCATTTTAATTGTCTATTCCAACCCAGGAAAATTTACGGAATATACAATTATGTAATGTTATAAATTGATTCTCTCTAGAAAGTAAAATTCTATAGATATTATATTATCGAATTTTAAGCTAAAAGTAAATTGATATGCTCATAAAATCACAAATATTTTTACTGAAATAAAAAGGATGAAAGCCTAAATCACACTTTCATCCTTCAATTTTGTGATATTATTCATAAAGTCTTTCAGATCAATTACCGTTTCAAAAGTAATAAAAAATAGTAATGCCTTAATCCATGATCGACTAAGCAAGAAAAAGAAAATTATTGCCACTATAATTAAGCCTACAGCCATAAATAAGGCTAAAATTGTCATCTTTGCCCCAAATGCACTTATTATTTCCTTAAAGCTACTTGGTTCATTGTTAACTAATAAATATAAAGCACGATATTGCTTACTATTTCTTATTTTAAAAGAAAGAATTGTAAAAACAGTTGCAACTATAATCATTACTGAGCCAAGTAATCGAAACAGTATATCCATTGGAGCTTGCCTAAAAAGCAAAATACCACCAATAATTAGTAGCACATCGGCGATTAAATTATAACGTAGACGCTTATGTTCTAATTTAGCAAAAATTAATTCATTTGAATCCATAATTCATATCCTTTAATAGTTTCATTATTATCAGTATACTGTCTAAAATAAAAATGACCAAGAGTGATTTTGACTCTTGGTCACTTAATTTCAATCAACGTCCTTTATGAACTGTATCGTTTTCAACTGGAATTAGTTTACTTTTAACATTAATTGCTACATATAAAAGACTCATTAATCCAGCTATTACAAATAATTGGGACATACTCAAGGTCTCCTTTCTTGAAACCTTCCCCCACCGCTTATCTTACAAGGATATGTCTACATTTCAAAACAAAAAGACTTGAGTTGCTGGCGTCAAAGACAGCCAAATCCAGTAAAAAGTCATCATAACTACTGCAACATAAGATATAATGGTTAAAAATTTTTCGAAACAACCACCAACCTTATAATAAATTGGTGACTTTTTCTTTTTCTTATAAAATGGTGCTAGCCATTCTACTCCCTGCTTACTGAAACTATCTTGAACTAAATGTAAAAAGTAACCAATTATCAGTCCAAACCAAATGGCACTCCAATAGTTCTGCGAAGTAAGGTTATTTATCCGAATGGGGATAAACTTATTCATCAGATAATATAAACCACCGGAAAAGATTGCCCAACCAAGAAAAGAATGAGTGATTCCACGGTGTTTAAGGAAAAGACTAAAGTTAATCACTGACTTCTTGCTTGCTGAACTATTATATTCATCAATATCAGGTAAAGAAGCGCCGATTGCAGTTGCAGCTAGAATAATGATGTTATTAACTGGATCAATTAGCAAATGATTAGTTAATAATAAACTTAGTTCAACAATTGCAATACTGCAAATCCGATGCGACCTAGTCAGCACTTCTTTTCACCCTTTCTATAGAACATACATTCTATTGTACCAAACTTAGCACTGGAATGGGAACTTGTATACACCAAGATACAAAAAACGGCCAGCTTTTACACTGGACGTTTTTAAACTACTTAATTCAAGCAACTTAACATAATTATTTTAATTTAATCAATAACTTCTTTTAATATCTTACTAAATTCTGCTACTTGCGAATTCTCTGGCTTAGCAAGCAAAACATATTTTTCACGCATTTGCTTACCATCCCTAAGCAAAAATAACTTCTGCAATTGGTCATCATTGATATGACTTGCTGTTATTTCATTCATTATTAAGTAACCTGACCCAGATTCAACCATCAAAATTGCTTCACCTAAAGTTTCAACTGCAATCAGATCGTTCTCTATTCTTAAGATATCTTTTAGATAATGATATTCACTCTTCTCTTCCGCTACTGTAGCTACCATAATGCAAGGCATATTTCCTAGCTCAGTTAATTCAATAGTTTGTTGATACTTATTAAAATTACCCGCCTGAACTAACGCAAGTAAGGCAATATCACCCACTGAATAGCTTTTAAGTGTCTGATAAATGGTATTTCTAGCATTAACTAAGACTGCATCTACTTTACCATCTTGAATTTTAGGCTCAATCTCATCATAGTTAATTGGTTCTAAATCTACTTTTGCATTTTTATGTAAAGTCTGCCACTTAGCTGCCGCCTGCTCTAATTCATGTCTACCCAAATTCTTTAAATATCCAATTTTCATTTTTTCACCCATATACAAAATAAGACTTTGATCTCTCAACCAAAGTCTTAAATCTTTAATTACTTAGCCTTATCATGGAAGGCAATTGTAAATCCATTCTCCCAAACTTCATTTGGAGCAATGTGATTCATGCCACGCTTGTGCTCTAATTGACCATCACTATCTAAAGTATCAGCAATACCCCACCAAGGTTCAATACAAATGTAATTACCGGACTTAGGATATTGTGACCATAAACCTACAAATGGTGCATTTTCCATCTTCACATTGATATGATATTCACTCTTATCAGTTCTGATCGAAATCTTGTTAGGTTGCTTTAATTCAAAGACCCAAGCATCGTCTTTAAATAATTCATCACTAATTTCAAACATTGAGTCAGTGGCAAGTAGTGAACGATTATCCCAATCAAGATATGGAGCCTTTAATGGGATCTTCACATGGTCAATTGAAGGATCAAACTTGAAGTAATAATCATTCTTCGTCAAACCGTTATCAGTTGGCAAGTTAAAGCCTGGGTGACCACCAATACCAAAGATCATTTCCTTAGTATCAGTATTAGTTACAGTAAAGTGTTCTTCAAGCAAGTTATTAACTAAGCTATAAGAAACTCTTAGCTCAAAATCGAATGGATACATCTTTTTAGTATCTTCATTAGAAGTTAGAAGAAAAACAATGTGCTTATCATCTTGTTCTTCAACAGTAAACTTGGAATCTCTAGCAAAACCA of the Lactobacillus isalae genome contains:
- the abc-f gene encoding ribosomal protection-like ABC-F family protein, whose protein sequence is MSSIKISNLSFRYEDSIDNIFNNLNLDLDSSWRLGLVGRNGRGKTTFLKILNRKLLGRGKIQTRLRFSYYPVSINDPKNITLYELQNQMQFEQWELERELNLLGADPNLVWQSFNSLSGGEQTKILLALSFTDQNSFPLIDEPTNHLDEASRKEVSNYLRGHRQGYIVVSHDRDFLNQVTDHILAIENSEIHLYQGNFATYEEVKNARDEFNREKNQKLAGEISNLHNQKEQFYHWAQKIEAKKKLGQKTQYIINRRSRINKAALGHVSAKMMKKSISARNRMDKRIEEKEGLMVNIEDVPSLTMNYCPNYHQVLLETEKLRLSIQDKELFTDLNLVVRNHGVVSLEGKNGAGKSTLLKLLLGKAREVKHQGKYSLASGLLISYLPQNFTTYKGSLKKFTQEQGISYEDLLNMLKKMGFPRSSFETPIEKMSMGQKKRVAIAKSLVEKADLYLWDEPANYLDVFNQDQLIRLLKEVKPAMLLVEHDEYFIEQVAAQRIVI
- a CDS encoding LytTR family DNA-binding domain-containing protein, with amino-acid sequence MKFKLLINPHKEEIIQAQVHQKSIFTDNLEKFVLTNGNSNSIIAYDDKDIIILQLEDIIMITILSNKVFAICVNNKKYHLRKRIYQLINELPDNFWRINKSSIVNQIYIDRFEETKTAGVNIVMKNGLTDYASRRCFKKIRKELD
- a CDS encoding flavodoxin family protein, with protein sequence MTKVVILTGSPHFNGASNKLADKFEKGIRETENKVYRYDAGLQGESAPHFLQLEHAPGMEVGIPDNDIVEKEVIPKLLEADIVVLVSSLYYFGLNAQLKAVIDRFYDYNHELKDKKMVFMMAGYGTQEDMDAVKLHIHKLSDYMRWQIIDEIYADDSWNDQKLEKFAQKAYKLGRSIK
- a CDS encoding alpha/beta hydrolase → MKKKNLFILLMASILLILAGCSSQSNNSSKKVQITSTPTLFFHGGGSSYHAEEHMVDAAKKAGVTKSVIRAEVSKTGKVTLVGTWNKGAKNPICEVNYENNRQLNFDKHGEYATNVVKALQKKYGIKKINMVGHSLGNISIIYYMLQNGDKKHMPQIQKQVDIAGHFAGLTFDGIPKSIKQPKGMKLSSNGKPNKMNSTYKQMTKVRSLYNKKHVKVLNIIGDLGNRSDGRVDNISSLSLQYLIGSGHSTYRVLKVNGRYAQHSKLHENAQVDRSLIKFLWNK
- a CDS encoding LysR family transcriptional regulator; protein product: MIENYLLEELVTFAKYGTVAKTAEVLGLTQPAVTHSMKKLEEDLGVTLFIRKPNRLYLSETGKYTAREAKKLIDDNLDFTKRVKQFEKDQTTLIVGINAPGPGIVLRSLHDKNIQIVSELVESNFKNLLAEHQVTCLLLNFPINDRDIGSTYLGTESMSVNLPANCNLNQHEQLSFKMLKGKTILSPSPIGFWSKIYQEKIPDSKIIFQNESSEYSEILQYSVLPFFTTNLTSLDSKWGHNLPDNRSVRPLKDEVAHQKFYACYLKHNKDRVQPLIEKLQDQWSKYDQK
- a CDS encoding alcohol dehydrogenase catalytic domain-containing protein; translation: MKYAEFVKAGEMKVVDKPMPKIEKDDDVIIKVLRTCVCGSDLWAYRGLEEQGHENAGHEIIGVIEEVGKDITTVKKGDFVIAPFTHGCGHCRACLAGFDGVCMNHDLGDNFSSGYQAEYVRFQHAQWSLVKVPGKPEDYSEGMLKSFLALADVMATGYHAARVANVQPGDSVIVLGDGAVGLSAIIAAKLRGAKQIVSTSRHPDREALAREFGATDNVVQRDEEGIQNLLAITHGGADAVLECVGSKLSNEEAIQVGRPGSLVGRVGLPHGAELNPGLIFFKNMSVAGGPASVTTYDKEVLLKAVLDGKINPGKVFTKTYSLDQINEAYQDMADRKVIKSYIKVSD
- a CDS encoding DUF2255 family protein; its protein translation is MAQWTDEEIAAFKNAQTLQNRPYNDDQSSFAEDNPVWEVVVDKQVFIRGAKGIKDTKWYQAGTKNGGQVEINGRKFEVEYQPVNNASLIQDVTDAFNNKYHGQYPIDLMVSDPVAKATIAIVKK
- a CDS encoding DUF3021 domain-containing protein, coding for MKKFILDFIKRGLIAAGFGPLILTIFYYGYNFAIGYNPTSVLEINKNILSSLLLAFIAGGISAVFKIEKLSLGIATLIDAVVIYLDYLFFYLFNNWIEMSFMSLIIFTLCYIIGYIIIWLCIYHQVKTQIQKVNQKL